CGACAAGGTCGACCTGACGAACGGCCGCATTTACAAGGTCGTTTACGGTACGCCGAAGCCGTGGGCGGGCGACCTGAGCAAGCTCACGGACGCCGAACTCGTGCAACTGCAATTGCACAAAAACGACTGGTTCGTCCGCACAGCCCGGCGCATCCTCCAGGAACGAGCCGCGGTGAAGAAACTCGACGCGAAGACCGGACCCGCACTTCGCGCGATCTTGACTGACAGCCCGGACGTGACTCGACGGCTCCGTGCGGTGTGGGCGCTGGAAGCCACGGGACTCTTGGAAGGCAAACAAGTTTACGAGATGCTGAAGGACCGTGACGACAACCTTCGTGCTTGGGCACTGACGTTAATCAACACAAACCCCGACATTCTCATGTGGACCAAGCCGATCGAGGTGGCGCAACTAGAAAAGTCGCCCTTCGTCATCCAACATCTCGCTGCTGCTATGCAACGTATGGATGATACGATCTCGGAGAGAGTGGCATACTTTTTACTCCAGAAGTCCAACATCCCGTCCGATCCGAACTTAAATCTCATGATTTGGTATGGCGTAGAAAAACTATTTACGGCGCATCAAAGTCTGGCAGTCGATCTACTGGAGACTGGCCGAATCCCTCTCGTCCGCCAGAACACCATACGACTTCTGCTCGCCCAATCTGGCGAGGACGGCCGCAACAATCTCGGGACGCTCATACGGAAGGCGTCCCAGACTGATGCCGCCGACCTCCAACTCGACATCTTGCACGGCGTCCGCGAATCGTTGACGGGCCGCAAGGACGTCAAGATCCCCGATACCTGGTTGGTAGCGTTGAAGAAGTTCCGCAAAAGCGATACGGCGACTGTTCGCTTGCAAGCAGAAGCCGTCGCCGTTTTGTTCCGCGACGAGTCGGTCATCCGGGAGTTAACGCAACGCATCGCGGACACAGCCATTACCCCAGTCCTTCGGCAGCAGACCCTCGACATCCTACTCGCGAACAAAGTCCCCGGCCTCGCTCCGACCCTCCGTGGACTCCTCGCCGACCCGTCCGTCCGCGCCGCCGTGGTACGCGGTCTCGCGGCGTACCCGGACGACGATACGCCGGCCGCGTTGCTCAAGGCGTACCCGACGCTCACCGCCGCCGAGAAGGCGGACGCCGTGCAAACGCTCGCAGCCCGGCCGAAATTCGCACTGGCTCTGCTCGACGCTATCGAGAAAGGGATTGTTCCCAAGGCCGACTTGACCGTCTTCACCGCCCGGCAAATTCAAGCGTTGAACGACAAGACCGTCAGCACGCGCCTGGCGTCCGCCTGGGGCACGATCCGCCCCGCCTCCGAAACGCGCAAGGCTCAGGGTGCAAAGTTCAAGAACCTATTGACGGCCGACTACCTCAAATCGGCCGATGTCGCCCACGGCCGGGCGGTCTTCACCAAGAACTGTGCGACCTGCCACAAGATGTTCGGCGAGGGCGGCGACGTCGGCCCCGAACTGACGGGCTCGCAGCGCGCGAACCTCGACTACGTGCTGGAAAACGTACTCGACCCGAGCGCGGTGGTCGCCAACGAGTACAAGATGACGACGTTCAGCCTGATCGACGGCCGCGTGCTGACCGGGCTCGTGAAGAAGGAGACGCCGCAAGTGGTCACGGTCCGCACGCTCAACGACGAGGTGGCCGTCCCCACCGGCGACATCGAAAAGCGGAAGCAGACGCCCCTCTCGATCATGCCCGACGGCCTGTTCGACGCGCTCAAGGAAGACGAAATCCGCGACCTCGTCGCGTACCTCGCGTCGCCCCGTCAGGTGCCGTTGGCAGCGGGGGGAAGTAAGTAAAATCCACTTCACCGCAGAGGGCGCGGAGACCGCAGAGGAAGGCAAAAACCTTTTTGTTTTTCTCTGCGGTCTCCGCGCCCTCTGCGGTGAAATCGCCTTTCCTCTTGTTGAGACAGGAGTGGCCGAACTTCCGCCATTGCCGTCGTGTCCCATTCGCAGCCCGGAGTCGTTCTTCACGCGATGCGAAGTTATGAAACCAGCAGTTGAGAGCCGCAATCAGTTGTGGGTGTCGAAGCGGAACGATCTGGAGGCCTGGTCGTCCGCGTGGGCGGCGGAGCCGAACCAGCGCCACTCGCACGATTTCTTCCAACTCACACGCACCCGTTCAGGCGTTGGCCGCATCGAGGTGGCGGGGCATCGCTATGACAGCCCGCCGGGGGCATGCGTACTCATTCCCCCGGGCGAAATTCACGAGTTGCATCCCGCGGATAGGAGTGTCTGGGTCTTTGACACGCTCTTTTTCTCCGTGGCAGATCTAACCACGTTCACATCGGGAGACCGCGCGCAGCCGGTCGTCGATTGCCCGACCATCAGTTTCGCGAACGCCAGTGTTTTGACGGATTTCGACGCACTTCACCGCAGCGTAACGCGCGGCGACGAAGGTTTGGTACAAGCGGATCGCCTTCAAACACTGCTGACACGAATCGGGAAAATGGCCGGCGTGCCGATGGCTGAAAGCGAGACGATCGTGCTGCGCGGGCACCTCGACCGCGTCCGCCAGTTCATGGAATCGCACCTCACCCGCGACGTGTCCCTGGCGGAACTGGCGGCCGTCGCCGGTGTGGGCGAGTGTCACCTGACGCGGGCGTTCCGCCGCGCGTTCGGTCAACCGCCGCACGCGTTTCACCGCCAACTGAGGGTGAGCCGGGCGCGGCGACTGCTGAAAGACGAGCGGCCGATTGTGGACGTGGCCGCCGAGACCGGCTTCGCGGACCAGGCCCATTTCACCCGCCACTTCAAGCGCCTCGTCGGCGTCACGCCCGGGGCGTACCTGCGCGGGGTCAAGAACGTTCAAGACGCCTGACGGCCGCCGCTTTACTTTGGCCCGTGTTCTCTCCCCATACACGGAGCCAGCCGATGACCGCCGCCGACCAGCGCCGCCTGATCGTGGACCAGTTCACCCGTCAGGCCGTGCCGTTCTCCGAAATGCCCAACCACAACAACGAGGACACGAACCGCCTCGTAATCGAGACCGCGGGTATCGACGCCGACGACACCGTTCTCGACGTGGCCTGCGGCCCGGGGCTCATCACGTCGGCGATAGCGGGCGTGGCCCTACACGTGACGGGCATCGACATCACCCCGGCCATGATCGAACAGGCCGAACACCGGCAGGCGTCGCTCGGCTTAAAGAATATGACGTGGCGCGTGGGCGACATCGACCCGTTGCCGTTCGACGACGACACGTTCTCGGCCGTCGTGACGCGGTATTCCTTTCACCACTTCCTGACGCCGAAAAAGGTACTCGGCGAGATGGTCCGGGCCTGCCGACCGGGGGGGAAAGTTGCGGTCATCGACGTGTTCATGAACACGCCCGAACAAGCAGACCTTTACAACCGCATGGAAAAACTCCGCGACCCGTCCCACACGCGGGCGCTGTTGCTGGAGGAACTCACCGGCTACTTCATCGACGCCGGCCTCACCGATCTCAAAACAGCCTTTTACAAGGTCGACGTTGATCTCGAAGCGTTACTGGCGGCCACTCGGACCGAACCGGCCGGGGCCGACGCCGTGCGACAAATTTTCTGCGACGACCTGGATAAGAACCTCATGGGCGTCGGGGCCGTGGAGAAGAACGGGGCGATTCACTTCGGCTTTCCGATCGTCGTCCTGGTCGGGCGGAAGACGTGATAGTCTTCACTGCTAACAAGTTCGCCTTACCCGGGGGCTGCGGTCGGTGTACGATCGCGGCCGGTTTCGCCGAAATTGGATGCCGGTCGTACGCGCCGACTACGATAGTCGTATTCGAAATGAAGCAAAGAAGCGCGGCCCGGCTGAAGCATGGCCGGCCCCGGAACACCTATGACCATCCCCGTCGCCCCGCCCCCGTCTACTCCCGGTAACAGCCGGGGCTCGGTTCTCATCATCGGGGCAGGCCCGGGCGGTCTGGCGGCCGCCCTCATGCTCGCTCGCGCGGGCGTGAGCGTGCGGGTGATCGAGCGGCTGCCGCGCGTCGGCGGGCGCTGTTCGGCGATCGAGGCGGACGGCTTCCGGTTCGACCTGGGCCCGACGTTCTTTCTCTACCCGCGCGTTCTGGAACGCATCTTCAAGCTCATCGGCCGCGACCTCCACACCGAAATCCCGATGGCGCGGCTCGACCCGCAGTACCGTATCGTGTTCGGGGACGCGGGCGGGGACCTGCTCTGCACGCCGGACATGGCCCGGATGGAAGCGGCCGTCGCGAAGCTGTCGCCGGCCGACGCCGGGAACGTCCGCCGGTTCGTGGACGAGAACCGGGTCAAACTCGAACAGTTTCGGCCGACACTCGAAAGCCCGTTCCTCGGCTGGCGCGACCTGCTCAGTTGGGATCTGGTGAAATTGCTGCCGGTCCTCAAGCCGTGGAAGAGCGTCGAGTCCGAACTGCGGCGATACTTTTCGGACCCACGGGTGCGGCTCGCGTTTTCGTTTCAGTCGAAATACCTCGGCATGTCCCCGTTCAACTGCCCGAGTCTGTTCACGATCTTGTCGTACCTGGAATACGACTTCGGTGTGTGGCACCCCTACGGCGGCTGCAGCGCAGTCTCCGAGGGCATGGCCCGCGTGGCGCGCGAGCTCGGTGCGGAAATCACGGTCGGTGAAGAGGTGAAAGAGGTACTGTTCGAGGGCCGCCGGGCGGTCGGCGTTAAGACCGACCGTGGCGAGTACCGGGCGGACGCCGTCGTCATCAACGCCGACTTCGCGACCGCCATGCGCAAGCTCATCCCCGACCGCCTCCGCAAGCGCTGGACTGACGCCAAGGTCGAGCGGAAGCGGTTCTCCTGTTCGACGTTCATGATGTACTTGGGCATCGAGGGGCGGTACGACGACCTCGCCCACCACACGATCTACACAGCGAACGATTACGTGGGGAACCTGGACGACATCGAGCGCGGGCACCGGCTGACAGCCGACACGTCGTTTTACGTGCAGAACGCCTGCGTCACCGACCCGAGCCTCGCCCCGCCGGGCCACAGCACGCTTTACGCCCTCGCGCCGGTCACCCACCGCCACCCGAACGTCGATTGGTCACGGGAAACGGCCGGGTTCCGGGCGAACGTCTTGAAGCAACTCGGGAAAATCGGCGTCACCGACATCGAGCGGCGAATCCGGTTCGAGAAGATTGTCACCCCAGCCGACTGGGAGAATAGCTACGAGGTGTATAAAGGGGCGACGTTCAATCTCGCCCACAACCTGGGGCAAATGCTCCACCTCCGGCCGCGAAACCGCTTCGAAGACGTGGACGGCGTCTATCTCGTCGGCGGCGGCACGCACCCGGGAAGCGGGCTGCCGGTGATCTACGAATCCGCCCGCATCACCACGCGGCTCCTGCTGAAAGACCTGGGTCGGGATGTGGCCTGGCTGGGTGTCCCCGGCGCGAAAGACGATTTTTCGCCGCAGATTTACGCAGACGAATGCGGATCAGAAAAGGAATGATGGACGGTGGGAGGCCGCTGATTGGGCACAGCGGCCAATTCCATTCCTGACAATTCAGGACAGTTCACACCCCGGCCGGCTGCGCTTTCTGTTGGGTCAACGGCACGGAGCCCTGCGGCGGCCACTTCACCTCCTCCGCATCGTTTTCGGCGGAGAATTCGGCCACCCGTCCAGTTTCCGGGCAAACGAACTCGTAAGGCGAGCCCTTGCGGATCCGGCTCTCGGCCGTGAAGAAATTGTGGCGGCGGCCGCAGGCGGGGCAATCGGTGTGGCGAAGCAGTGCCGGCATGGGGACTCCCTCCCGACTCGAATTGGGGGTTGCAACCGTGCGGCTGCGGGTCGAAGTGCTGCCGCGTCCGCACCATTCCATCTATCGCATGGGAAGGGGTCGAAAGCAACCACAACTCTCTTCCCAAGATTTTTGAGAACGCCGTTGCCTGTAACGATTCAACCGGGTCGGTTGCTTGACACGGCCGGAGCCAGTCGGGATATTACACGTCATTCCCGCCTGGACCTTCACCGCGAGTTCTCGCATGCTCCGATCCTTGCTCTCCGCACTGGCGTTGATCCTTCTGCCGTATGCGGCCCGCGCCAACGACCCCGCGGTCCGCATCGTGAAAGGCGAAACCGAACTGGAACTCCACGCCGGGACGGAAATGGTCGCGAAGTACCAGTACGCCGGCACCGTACGGGTCGAAAAAGGCGACGGGACCAAGCCGCTCGCCAAACCGTTCTTCTGGCCGCTGAACGCCCCGGGCGGGGTCCCCGTCACCCGCGCGTACCCGATGGTCCGCGGTACCACCGGCGAGACGACCGACCACTTCCACCAGAAATCCGGCTGGTTCTGCCACGGGGACGTCATTCCCGAAGGACTGACGCTCGCCGTCAAGTCGTCGGACAAGCACGTCCAGGGCGTCGATTTCTGGTCCGAGACGCCGGGGCACGGGCGTATCGTCTGTACCGACGTCGGGGCACCGAAGACGACATCGGGCGTCCATGCATCGATCGCGACCACAAACGAGTGGCGGGCGCCGGACGGCCAAAAAGTTCTGGACGAGTCGCGGACCATCCACCTCGTCCAATTCCCCGCGGGTCGGTTAATAGTGTTGGACATCGAACTGACCGCGTCGGTTTGCCCGATCACGTTTGGGGACACGAAAGAAGGGGCGATGGGCGTCCGGGTGAACGACGCCATCCGCGCCGAGCCGAAAGCCAAGACCGGGGGCGTGCTGGCCAACAGTGCCGGGAAGTCGGGCGAAAAGGACGTGTGGGGGTACGAGGCCGACTGGTGCGATTACTCGGGGACGATCGACGGCAAGGCGGCCGGCATCGCGGTCTTCGACGCTCCTACCAATCCGGACCGCTCCGCCTGGCACGCCCGTGGGTACGGCCTGATGGCCGCCAACCCCTTCGGCCGCGACCACTCCGGCTTCCCATCGCGGAAGGGTAAGACCGATCTGGTAAAGATCGCCAAGGGTGACAAGCTGAAGTTGCGCTACGGGATCTACACCCACACCGGCGACGCCGCAGCTGGTGGCGTGGCGTCGGCGTACAAGACGTTTGCCGAGATGAAGTGACGGAGCCGAGTTCTCATTCGGGTCGGTGACGACCCGCCGGTAATCTGTCTCGATTGGCCCAGTGACCGCTGTTCCGGCGGTCACTGGGCAGGCCAGGCACCCGCCCCACACGGCACCCTCGTTACTGTTTACGAGGCGGATCTCACAGCGACCCATCATTGGCCCCCATCCAACGGCCAACGAAATCTAACGCCCTTCCTCACAAATGGGGTTGTCAGCAAGGCCCGTTAGTCGCACAACAAGGTCAGACGGACATGCCTGATTCGGAGCCACCGGCTCGATATTCAGGCCCGGGGTTAGTTTCCCCGGTCGCCAAGGACGGCTCACCCTGACCCGCCCCACGGGGCTGGGGTGGGTAGACTGTCCGGCCCCCGAAATCCGCCCGGAGCATCCCCCATGACGGCACCATCCATCTCGACCGTGGTCCGCGAACTTCTGACCGGCGATATCAATATGACCGCCGACGACATCATCCAGAAGGCGCGGACCCGGGGCGTCACCGCCCCCCCCGTGTCCATTCGCGACGTGGTGTACAACATCCGCAGCGAACTGAAGAAGCGAATCGCGGTGACGGGCACCGTGCTCCCCAAGCAGAAGCAAGCGGTGGCCGCGGCGGCCGCCGCGGCACCGATCGCTCCGTCGGTCCACGCCAACGGCACCCCCGACCTGGCGACCGTATTCGGGAACGTCACCCTCGTCAGCCAACTGGTCGAGAAGGGCGGGGTCACCTTGCTCCGCGAGGTCGCCGAGGCAGTTCAGGTGTGTGGCGGGACCGAGACCTTCCTCAAACACCTCGATCTGGTGGCCGGCATCCGGGCGAGCGAAAAGACCGCGTGACGTGGGGTTGGAAATGACGGGCTGGAGATCGTCTTCGGGCGCGCCTCCAGCCCACACTATTTACGCCGCGGGGAGCAACTGGTTCCCCGTCCCGTCGCTCGCCGTGGCTGCCTCGGGCCTCCAACCGGCCGCCTCGTCCGTGGCCGCCCGATCGCACCACTGAATCAGGTCTTCGAGAATCTCGATCGTGGCCCGAATCGTCGCCGGGGGTTCCGCCGGCCGGACGAATTCCCGACCCATTCGAGTCCCGAGTCGGACGACCAGCCGCACCGCTTTTTCCACCATGTGGACCGGGCACGCCACCTGCGTATCGTGTTCCACCAGGGCGAACAGATCCCGCATCGTCCGGCACCACGGTAGCAACCGCCCGGGCGTACTCAGCAACGGTTCTGATACGTAAGCCGGCTTGTGCCGCTGGTTG
The DNA window shown above is from Fimbriiglobus ruber and carries:
- a CDS encoding AraC family transcriptional regulator, whose translation is MKPAVESRNQLWVSKRNDLEAWSSAWAAEPNQRHSHDFFQLTRTRSGVGRIEVAGHRYDSPPGACVLIPPGEIHELHPADRSVWVFDTLFFSVADLTTFTSGDRAQPVVDCPTISFANASVLTDFDALHRSVTRGDEGLVQADRLQTLLTRIGKMAGVPMAESETIVLRGHLDRVRQFMESHLTRDVSLAELAAVAGVGECHLTRAFRRAFGQPPHAFHRQLRVSRARRLLKDERPIVDVAAETGFADQAHFTRHFKRLVGVTPGAYLRGVKNVQDA
- a CDS encoding PmoA family protein — encoded protein: MLRSLLSALALILLPYAARANDPAVRIVKGETELELHAGTEMVAKYQYAGTVRVEKGDGTKPLAKPFFWPLNAPGGVPVTRAYPMVRGTTGETTDHFHQKSGWFCHGDVIPEGLTLAVKSSDKHVQGVDFWSETPGHGRIVCTDVGAPKTTSGVHASIATTNEWRAPDGQKVLDESRTIHLVQFPAGRLIVLDIELTASVCPITFGDTKEGAMGVRVNDAIRAEPKAKTGGVLANSAGKSGEKDVWGYEADWCDYSGTIDGKAAGIAVFDAPTNPDRSAWHARGYGLMAANPFGRDHSGFPSRKGKTDLVKIAKGDKLKLRYGIYTHTGDAAAGGVASAYKTFAEMK
- a CDS encoding class I SAM-dependent methyltransferase → MTAADQRRLIVDQFTRQAVPFSEMPNHNNEDTNRLVIETAGIDADDTVLDVACGPGLITSAIAGVALHVTGIDITPAMIEQAEHRQASLGLKNMTWRVGDIDPLPFDDDTFSAVVTRYSFHHFLTPKKVLGEMVRACRPGGKVAVIDVFMNTPEQADLYNRMEKLRDPSHTRALLLEELTGYFIDAGLTDLKTAFYKVDVDLEALLAATRTEPAGADAVRQIFCDDLDKNLMGVGAVEKNGAIHFGFPIVVLVGRKT
- a CDS encoding PVC-type heme-binding CxxCH protein, with the translated sequence MLRVGPVIILAMIGSAALAATARAAEPKPTDRPVPAKEAPGRMTLPEGFRVTLFAGEPDVVQPIAMTFDARGRLWVVECLSYPKWTRDGKGTDRVVILEDTNHDGVFDKRTVFLDNGANLSGIELGFGGVWLCSSPNLVFVPDRDGDDKPDGPAEVVLDGWNMTDTKHNVFNSLAWGPDGWLYGLNGIQAKAKVGKPGTPEKDRTAFDCGVWRYHPTKKTFEVYAWGTTNPWGMDWDDYGQMFMTNCVIEHLWHVVPGAHFKRMYGQDPNPNTFGLMGPCCDHIHWAGGPWTESRGNKPEHSDAGGGHAHVGCSVYLGDNFPPEYRNSAFMCNLHGSRLNRDTLHRTEVGYVGKHAKDFLFANDPWFRGLSVKYGPDGGLYVSDWTDTGECHNYDKVDLTNGRIYKVVYGTPKPWAGDLSKLTDAELVQLQLHKNDWFVRTARRILQERAAVKKLDAKTGPALRAILTDSPDVTRRLRAVWALEATGLLEGKQVYEMLKDRDDNLRAWALTLINTNPDILMWTKPIEVAQLEKSPFVIQHLAAAMQRMDDTISERVAYFLLQKSNIPSDPNLNLMIWYGVEKLFTAHQSLAVDLLETGRIPLVRQNTIRLLLAQSGEDGRNNLGTLIRKASQTDAADLQLDILHGVRESLTGRKDVKIPDTWLVALKKFRKSDTATVRLQAEAVAVLFRDESVIRELTQRIADTAITPVLRQQTLDILLANKVPGLAPTLRGLLADPSVRAAVVRGLAAYPDDDTPAALLKAYPTLTAAEKADAVQTLAARPKFALALLDAIEKGIVPKADLTVFTARQIQALNDKTVSTRLASAWGTIRPASETRKAQGAKFKNLLTADYLKSADVAHGRAVFTKNCATCHKMFGEGGDVGPELTGSQRANLDYVLENVLDPSAVVANEYKMTTFSLIDGRVLTGLVKKETPQVVTVRTLNDEVAVPTGDIEKRKQTPLSIMPDGLFDALKEDEIRDLVAYLASPRQVPLAAGGSK
- the crtI gene encoding phytoene desaturase family protein; this encodes MTIPVAPPPSTPGNSRGSVLIIGAGPGGLAAALMLARAGVSVRVIERLPRVGGRCSAIEADGFRFDLGPTFFLYPRVLERIFKLIGRDLHTEIPMARLDPQYRIVFGDAGGDLLCTPDMARMEAAVAKLSPADAGNVRRFVDENRVKLEQFRPTLESPFLGWRDLLSWDLVKLLPVLKPWKSVESELRRYFSDPRVRLAFSFQSKYLGMSPFNCPSLFTILSYLEYDFGVWHPYGGCSAVSEGMARVARELGAEITVGEEVKEVLFEGRRAVGVKTDRGEYRADAVVINADFATAMRKLIPDRLRKRWTDAKVERKRFSCSTFMMYLGIEGRYDDLAHHTIYTANDYVGNLDDIERGHRLTADTSFYVQNACVTDPSLAPPGHSTLYALAPVTHRHPNVDWSRETAGFRANVLKQLGKIGVTDIERRIRFEKIVTPADWENSYEVYKGATFNLAHNLGQMLHLRPRNRFEDVDGVYLVGGGTHPGSGLPVIYESARITTRLLLKDLGRDVAWLGVPGAKDDFSPQIYADECGSEKE